In Phaseolus vulgaris cultivar G19833 chromosome 10, P. vulgaris v2.0, whole genome shotgun sequence, a single genomic region encodes these proteins:
- the LOC137819430 gene encoding aquaporin NIP6-1-like isoform X2, giving the protein MDSEEVPSAPSTPATPGTPGLPLFGGLRFEKPNIVRKSSFLRSCKCFSVEEWTLEDGAMPRASCSLPAPPIPLAKKVGAEFIGTFILMFAAIGTAIVNQKTHGSETLVGCAAANGLAVMIIIFSTGHISGAHLNPAVTISFAALKHFPWKNVPVYIGTQILASVSAAFAVKAVFNPFMSGGVTVPSVGYGQAFATEFIVSFILMFVVTAVATDTRAVGELAGIAVGATVMLNILIAGHWKFNEPCKNIGSCHCCKQLQGHMGLSHCSHIWDSVWGRGLHYGQVAPRRGYKTSHC; this is encoded by the exons ATGGATAGCGAGGAAGTCCCTTCAGCACCTTCAACACCTGCAACACCAGGGACTCCAGGGCTCCCTCTGTTTGGTGGCCTTAGGTTTGAGAAACCAAATATTGTTAGGAAATCATCCTTCCTCAGAAGCTGCAAATGCTTCAGTGTTGAAGAATGGACCTTGGAAGATGGAGCCATGCCTAGAGCCTCTTGCTCTTTACCAGCCCCTCCCATCCCTCTAGCAAAAAAG GTTGGAGCTGAGTTTATAGGCACGTTCATTCTGATGTTTGCTGCTATAGGCACTGCTATTGTGAACCAAAAGACTCATGGGTCAGAGACTCTAGTTGGATGTGCTGCAGCAAATGGACTCGCTGTCATGATCATCATTTTCTCCACTGGTCACATCTCTGGGGCTCATCTCAACCCCGCTGTCACCATTTCCTTCGCTGCATTAAAGCACTTTCCCTGGAAGAAT GTGCCGGTGTATATTGGTACACAAATTTTGGCATCAGTGAGTGCTGCATTTGCTGTGAAGGCGGTTTTTAATCCCTTCATGAGCGGTGGAGTGACGGTCCCTTCTGTGGGATATGGGCAAGCTTTCGCCACAGAGTTCATTGTCAGCTTTATTCTCATGTTCGTGGTCACTGCAGTTGCCACCGACACAAGAGCT GTGGGAGAGCTTGCAGGAATAGCAGTGGGAGCCACAGTTATGCTCAACATACTTATAGCCGG CCACTGGAAGTTCAATGAACCCTGTAAGAACATTGGGTCCTGCCATTGCTGCAAACAACTACAAGGGCATATGGGTCTATCTCATTGCTCCCATATTTGGGACTCTGTGTGGGGCAGGGGCCTACACTATGGTCAAGTTGCCCCAAGAAGAGGCTACAAAACCTCCCATTGTTGA
- the LOC137818285 gene encoding factor of DNA methylation 1-like isoform X1: protein MEPIQRQHRTSMDYSSEEDSDISESEIYDYSEKPYELLRAGKYKVKNLNGTLRCPYCAGKKKQDYKYKDLLQHASGVGKGSANRSAKQKANHLALAKYLETDLASEAEPIQNPALPQAVNQPSQQEDLYYVWPWTGIIVNIKGKSIDSRHWLKEFAQFRPNDFHIFMKDGDMTAQAVMDFNKDWNGFINASEFEKSFETARHCKKDWSSRKLDDSNIYGWVAREDDYNCGGPIGEYLRNKGTLRTVSDIVQEASESRNSIVTNLTKEIELTNENLDKMQSKFNERTMSLSRMLEEKDKLHNAFEEESRNMQRKARNEVRRILDEQEKLSSELDDKRRKLDSWSRDLNKREVLTDQERQKLAEDKKKKDLRNESLLLASKEQKIADENVLRLVEEQKREKEEAYNKILLLEKQLDAKQKLEMEIEELKGKLQVMKHLGDEDDTAVQKKIKEMNDELQEKIENLESVETMNQTLIVKERQSNDELQEARKELIKGLEDMLNGPRSNIGLKRMGELDQNVFVAKCKERFSPEEYGTKGVELCSLWQENVKNSAWHPFKVVVVDNNPENSIDENDDKLRSLKQEWGDEIYSAVVTALTEINEYNASGGYTVVELWNFKEKRKATLKEVITYIMDRIKPNKRKRG from the exons ATGGAACCTATACAGCGCCAACACAG AACTTCTATGGACTACAGCTCCGAAGAAGATTCAGATATAAGTGAATCTGAGATTTATGACTACTCAGAGAAACCATATGAACTGTTAAGGGCTGGAAAATACAAGGTTAAAAATTTGAATGGAACTCTTAGATGCCCTTACTGTGCAGGGAAGAAAAAACAAGACTACAAATATAAGGATTTATTGCAACATGCATCTGGAGTTGGTAAGGGTTCTGCTAACAGAAGTGCAAAACAAAAGGCAAACCACCTTGCTCTAGCAAAGTATTTGGAGACTGATCTAGCTAGTGAAGCAGAGCCGATCCAGAACCCAGCTTTACCCCAAGCTGTTAATCAACCTTCACAGCAAGAAGATCTTTATTATGTTTGGCCCTGGACAGGCATAATTGTTAACATAAAGGGTAAATCCATTGATTCTAGACACTGGTTGAAGGAATTTGCTCAATTCAGACCAAATGATTTCCATATATTCATGAAAGATGGTGACATGACAGCTCAAGCTGTAATGGACTTCAACAAAGACTGGAATGGTTTCATAAATGCAAGTGAATTTGAGAAGTCTTTTGAAACAGCACGTCATTGTAAAAAGGATTGGAGCTCAAGGAAGTTAGATGACTCAAATATTTATGGATGGGTTGCACGAGAAGATGATTATAATTGTGGAGGGCCAATAGGGGAATACCTCCGCAACAAAGGAACGTTGAGGACAGTTTCAGATATTGTTCAAGAAGCATCTGAAAGCAGAAATAGTATTGTGACAAACCTAACTAAAGAAATTGAGTTAACAAATGAAAACCTTGATAAAATGCAGTCTAAGTTTAATGAGAGGACTATGTCCTTGAGTAGGATGCTTGAGGAGAAAGATAAGCTTCACAATGCTTTTGAAGAAG AATCAAGGAATATGCAGCGTAAAGCACGTAACGAGGTACGGCGGATCTTGGACGAGCAAGAAAAATTGAGTAGTGAATTGGATGATAAGAGGCGGAAGCTTGATTCTTGGAGTAGAGATCTGAACAAGAGAGAGGTACTAACTGATCAAGAGAGGCAGAAACTTGCAGAGGACAAGAAGAAG AAAGATTTGAGGAATGAATCACTCCTGTTGGCTTCAAAAGAACAGAAGATAGCGGATGAAAATGTCTTAAGGCTTGTTGAAGAGCAGAAG AGAGAGAAAGAGGAGGCCTATAACAAGATACTTCTGCTGGAAAAACAGCTTGATGCGAAACAGAAATTGGAAATGGAAATTGAAGAGCTAAAAGGTAAATTGCAAGTTATGAAGCATCTTGGAGATGAAGATGATACAGCTGTTCAGAAGAAGATAAAAGAAATGAATGATGAATTGCAAGAAAAAATAGAGAATTTGGAATCTGTGGAGACCATGAATCAAACCCTCATTGTGAAGGAGCGCCAGAGTAATGATGAACTGCAGGAAGCTCGCaaagaattaataaaa GGGTTAGAGGATATGCTTAATGGTCCTAGAAGTAATATTGGGCTCAAGAGAATGGGAGAGCTTGATCAGAATGTTTTTGTCGCTAAATGCAAGGAAAGATTTTCTCCTGAAGAATATGGGACCAAAGGTGTCGAGCTTTGCTCTTTGTGGCAGGAAAACGTGAAGAATTCTGCTTGGCATCCATTTAAAGTGGTCGTGGTTGATAATAACCCAGAG AATAGCATAGACGAGAATGATGACAAGTTACGAAGCCTCAAGCAGGAATGGGGAGATGAGATATATTCAGCTGTGGTAACAGCCTTAACAGAAATAAATGAATACAACGCAAGCGGTGGGTATACTGTTGTGGAGCTATGGAACTTCAAGGAAAAAAGAAAGGCTACGTTGAAAGAAGTTATCACTTATATTATGGATCGTATCAAGCCAAATAAGCGCAAGAGAGGATAG
- the LOC137818286 gene encoding probable CCR4-associated factor 1 homolog 6, translated as MPLILPKSDSIQIREVWNDNLEEEFALIREIVDDYPYIAMDTEFPGIVLRPVGNFKNSYDYHYQTLKDNVDMLKLIQLGLTFSDEYGNLPTCAGAGDVDEESHSCCIWQFNFREFNVNEDVFANDSIELLRQSGIDFKKNNEDGIDAHRFGELLMSSGIVLNDNVHWVTFHSGYDFGYLLKLLTCQNLPDTQVEFFNLINMYFPTVYDIKHLMKFCNSLHGGLNKLAELLEVERIGICHQAGSDSLLTSCTFRKLKDNFFSGSLEKYAGVLYGLGVENGQGAH; from the coding sequence ATGCCGCTGATTTTACCCAAAAGCGATTCGATCCAGATTCGCGAGGTGTGGAACGATAACCTGGAAGAGGAATTCGCGTTGATTCGCGAAATCGTGGACGATTACCCGTACATCGCGATGGACACGGAGTTTCCGGGGATTGTTCTCCGACCGGTGGGGAATTTCAAGAACAGCTACGATTACCATTACCAAACCCTAAAGGACAACGTAGACATGCTAAAGCTCATACAATTGGGGCTCACCTTCTCCGACGAGTACGGCAACCTTCCCACGTGTGCCGGCGCAGGGGATGTCGACGAGGAATCGCATTCGTGCTGCATCTGGCAATTCAATTTCCGGGAGTTCAACGTGAACGAGGACGTCTTCGCGAACGATTCCATCGAGCTTTTGCGCCAGAGCGGGATCGATTTCAAGAAGAACAACGAGGACGGCATCGACGCGCACCGTTTCGGGGAGCTTCTCATGTCGTCCGGGATCGTTTTGAATGACAACGTTCATTGGGTTACTTTCCATAGCGGTTACGATTTCGGGTACTTGTTGAAGCTCTTGACGTGTCAGAATTTGCCCGATACGCAGGTGGAGTTCTTCAATCTGATCAACATGTATTTTCCCACCGTATATGACATCAAGCACCTCATGAAGTTCTGCAACAGCCTTCACGGCGGTTTGAACAAGCTTGCCGAGTTGTTGGAGGTCGAGAGGATTGGGATTTGCCATCAGGCGGGTTCCGATAGTTTGCTTACTTCGTGTACGTTCAGGAAATTGAAGGACAATTTCTTTAGTGGCTCTTTGGAGAAGTATGCTGGTGTCTTGTATGGGTTAGGTGTTGAGAATGGACAGGGAGCCCATTGA
- the LOC137818285 gene encoding factor of DNA methylation 1-like isoform X3 → MDYSSEEDSDISESEIYDYSEKPYELLRAGKYKVKNLNGTLRCPYCAGKKKQDYKYKDLLQHASGVGKGSANRSAKQKANHLALAKYLETDLASEAEPIQNPALPQAVNQPSQQEDLYYVWPWTGIIVNIKGKSIDSRHWLKEFAQFRPNDFHIFMKDGDMTAQAVMDFNKDWNGFINASEFEKSFETARHCKKDWSSRKLDDSNIYGWVAREDDYNCGGPIGEYLRNKGTLRTVSDIVQEASESRNSIVTNLTKEIELTNENLDKMQSKFNERTMSLSRMLEEKDKLHNAFEEESRNMQRKARNEVRRILDEQEKLSSELDDKRRKLDSWSRDLNKREVLTDQERQKLAEDKKKKDLRNESLLLASKEQKIADENVLRLVEEQKREKEEAYNKILLLEKQLDAKQKLEMEIEELKGKLQVMKHLGDEDDTAVQKKIKEMNDELQEKIENLESVETMNQTLIVKERQSNDELQEARKELIKGLEDMLNGPRSNIGLKRMGELDQNVFVAKCKERFSPEEYGTKGVELCSLWQENVKNSAWHPFKVVVVDNNPENSIDENDDKLRSLKQEWGDEIYSAVVTALTEINEYNASGGYTVVELWNFKEKRKATLKEVITYIMDRIKPNKRKRG, encoded by the exons ATGGACTACAGCTCCGAAGAAGATTCAGATATAAGTGAATCTGAGATTTATGACTACTCAGAGAAACCATATGAACTGTTAAGGGCTGGAAAATACAAGGTTAAAAATTTGAATGGAACTCTTAGATGCCCTTACTGTGCAGGGAAGAAAAAACAAGACTACAAATATAAGGATTTATTGCAACATGCATCTGGAGTTGGTAAGGGTTCTGCTAACAGAAGTGCAAAACAAAAGGCAAACCACCTTGCTCTAGCAAAGTATTTGGAGACTGATCTAGCTAGTGAAGCAGAGCCGATCCAGAACCCAGCTTTACCCCAAGCTGTTAATCAACCTTCACAGCAAGAAGATCTTTATTATGTTTGGCCCTGGACAGGCATAATTGTTAACATAAAGGGTAAATCCATTGATTCTAGACACTGGTTGAAGGAATTTGCTCAATTCAGACCAAATGATTTCCATATATTCATGAAAGATGGTGACATGACAGCTCAAGCTGTAATGGACTTCAACAAAGACTGGAATGGTTTCATAAATGCAAGTGAATTTGAGAAGTCTTTTGAAACAGCACGTCATTGTAAAAAGGATTGGAGCTCAAGGAAGTTAGATGACTCAAATATTTATGGATGGGTTGCACGAGAAGATGATTATAATTGTGGAGGGCCAATAGGGGAATACCTCCGCAACAAAGGAACGTTGAGGACAGTTTCAGATATTGTTCAAGAAGCATCTGAAAGCAGAAATAGTATTGTGACAAACCTAACTAAAGAAATTGAGTTAACAAATGAAAACCTTGATAAAATGCAGTCTAAGTTTAATGAGAGGACTATGTCCTTGAGTAGGATGCTTGAGGAGAAAGATAAGCTTCACAATGCTTTTGAAGAAG AATCAAGGAATATGCAGCGTAAAGCACGTAACGAGGTACGGCGGATCTTGGACGAGCAAGAAAAATTGAGTAGTGAATTGGATGATAAGAGGCGGAAGCTTGATTCTTGGAGTAGAGATCTGAACAAGAGAGAGGTACTAACTGATCAAGAGAGGCAGAAACTTGCAGAGGACAAGAAGAAG AAAGATTTGAGGAATGAATCACTCCTGTTGGCTTCAAAAGAACAGAAGATAGCGGATGAAAATGTCTTAAGGCTTGTTGAAGAGCAGAAG AGAGAGAAAGAGGAGGCCTATAACAAGATACTTCTGCTGGAAAAACAGCTTGATGCGAAACAGAAATTGGAAATGGAAATTGAAGAGCTAAAAGGTAAATTGCAAGTTATGAAGCATCTTGGAGATGAAGATGATACAGCTGTTCAGAAGAAGATAAAAGAAATGAATGATGAATTGCAAGAAAAAATAGAGAATTTGGAATCTGTGGAGACCATGAATCAAACCCTCATTGTGAAGGAGCGCCAGAGTAATGATGAACTGCAGGAAGCTCGCaaagaattaataaaa GGGTTAGAGGATATGCTTAATGGTCCTAGAAGTAATATTGGGCTCAAGAGAATGGGAGAGCTTGATCAGAATGTTTTTGTCGCTAAATGCAAGGAAAGATTTTCTCCTGAAGAATATGGGACCAAAGGTGTCGAGCTTTGCTCTTTGTGGCAGGAAAACGTGAAGAATTCTGCTTGGCATCCATTTAAAGTGGTCGTGGTTGATAATAACCCAGAG AATAGCATAGACGAGAATGATGACAAGTTACGAAGCCTCAAGCAGGAATGGGGAGATGAGATATATTCAGCTGTGGTAACAGCCTTAACAGAAATAAATGAATACAACGCAAGCGGTGGGTATACTGTTGTGGAGCTATGGAACTTCAAGGAAAAAAGAAAGGCTACGTTGAAAGAAGTTATCACTTATATTATGGATCGTATCAAGCCAAATAAGCGCAAGAGAGGATAG
- the LOC137818287 gene encoding small ribosomal subunit protein eS12-like, with amino-acid sequence MSGEEVVVPAEPAATIPGEPMDIMTALQLVLRKSLAYGGLARGLHEAAKVIEKHAAQLCVLAEDCDQPDYVKLVKAICAEHNVSLLTVPSAKTLGEWAGLCKIDSEGKARKVTGCSCVVVKDFGEEHEAYNVVLQHVKSQ; translated from the exons ATGTCAGG TGAAGAGGTTGTTGTCCCAGCTGAGCCAGCTGCTACCATTCCTGGTGAGCCCATGGATATCATGACTGCCTTACAACTTGTGCTCAGAAAATCTCTGGCTTATGGTGGTCTTGCCCGAGGCCTTCACGAGGCTGCAAAAGTGATTGAGAAGCATGCTGCACAGCTCTGTGTTCTGGCAGAAGACTGTGACCAGCCTGACTATGTTAAACTTGTCAAGGCCATTTGTGCAGAGCACAATGTTAGCCTCCTCACTGTTCCTAGTGCAAAGACCTTGGGTGAATGGGCTGGT TTGTGCAAGATTGATTCCGAAGGAAAAGCTAGGAAGGTCACTGGTTGCTCCTGTGTGGTTGTCAAG GATTTCGGTGAGGAGCATGAAGCCTATAACGTTGTTCTGCAGCATGTCAAGTCTCAATGA
- the LOC137818285 gene encoding factor of DNA methylation 1-like isoform X2 gives MMMQTSMDYSSEEDSDISESEIYDYSEKPYELLRAGKYKVKNLNGTLRCPYCAGKKKQDYKYKDLLQHASGVGKGSANRSAKQKANHLALAKYLETDLASEAEPIQNPALPQAVNQPSQQEDLYYVWPWTGIIVNIKGKSIDSRHWLKEFAQFRPNDFHIFMKDGDMTAQAVMDFNKDWNGFINASEFEKSFETARHCKKDWSSRKLDDSNIYGWVAREDDYNCGGPIGEYLRNKGTLRTVSDIVQEASESRNSIVTNLTKEIELTNENLDKMQSKFNERTMSLSRMLEEKDKLHNAFEEESRNMQRKARNEVRRILDEQEKLSSELDDKRRKLDSWSRDLNKREVLTDQERQKLAEDKKKKDLRNESLLLASKEQKIADENVLRLVEEQKREKEEAYNKILLLEKQLDAKQKLEMEIEELKGKLQVMKHLGDEDDTAVQKKIKEMNDELQEKIENLESVETMNQTLIVKERQSNDELQEARKELIKGLEDMLNGPRSNIGLKRMGELDQNVFVAKCKERFSPEEYGTKGVELCSLWQENVKNSAWHPFKVVVVDNNPENSIDENDDKLRSLKQEWGDEIYSAVVTALTEINEYNASGGYTVVELWNFKEKRKATLKEVITYIMDRIKPNKRKRG, from the exons aTGATGATGCA AACTTCTATGGACTACAGCTCCGAAGAAGATTCAGATATAAGTGAATCTGAGATTTATGACTACTCAGAGAAACCATATGAACTGTTAAGGGCTGGAAAATACAAGGTTAAAAATTTGAATGGAACTCTTAGATGCCCTTACTGTGCAGGGAAGAAAAAACAAGACTACAAATATAAGGATTTATTGCAACATGCATCTGGAGTTGGTAAGGGTTCTGCTAACAGAAGTGCAAAACAAAAGGCAAACCACCTTGCTCTAGCAAAGTATTTGGAGACTGATCTAGCTAGTGAAGCAGAGCCGATCCAGAACCCAGCTTTACCCCAAGCTGTTAATCAACCTTCACAGCAAGAAGATCTTTATTATGTTTGGCCCTGGACAGGCATAATTGTTAACATAAAGGGTAAATCCATTGATTCTAGACACTGGTTGAAGGAATTTGCTCAATTCAGACCAAATGATTTCCATATATTCATGAAAGATGGTGACATGACAGCTCAAGCTGTAATGGACTTCAACAAAGACTGGAATGGTTTCATAAATGCAAGTGAATTTGAGAAGTCTTTTGAAACAGCACGTCATTGTAAAAAGGATTGGAGCTCAAGGAAGTTAGATGACTCAAATATTTATGGATGGGTTGCACGAGAAGATGATTATAATTGTGGAGGGCCAATAGGGGAATACCTCCGCAACAAAGGAACGTTGAGGACAGTTTCAGATATTGTTCAAGAAGCATCTGAAAGCAGAAATAGTATTGTGACAAACCTAACTAAAGAAATTGAGTTAACAAATGAAAACCTTGATAAAATGCAGTCTAAGTTTAATGAGAGGACTATGTCCTTGAGTAGGATGCTTGAGGAGAAAGATAAGCTTCACAATGCTTTTGAAGAAG AATCAAGGAATATGCAGCGTAAAGCACGTAACGAGGTACGGCGGATCTTGGACGAGCAAGAAAAATTGAGTAGTGAATTGGATGATAAGAGGCGGAAGCTTGATTCTTGGAGTAGAGATCTGAACAAGAGAGAGGTACTAACTGATCAAGAGAGGCAGAAACTTGCAGAGGACAAGAAGAAG AAAGATTTGAGGAATGAATCACTCCTGTTGGCTTCAAAAGAACAGAAGATAGCGGATGAAAATGTCTTAAGGCTTGTTGAAGAGCAGAAG AGAGAGAAAGAGGAGGCCTATAACAAGATACTTCTGCTGGAAAAACAGCTTGATGCGAAACAGAAATTGGAAATGGAAATTGAAGAGCTAAAAGGTAAATTGCAAGTTATGAAGCATCTTGGAGATGAAGATGATACAGCTGTTCAGAAGAAGATAAAAGAAATGAATGATGAATTGCAAGAAAAAATAGAGAATTTGGAATCTGTGGAGACCATGAATCAAACCCTCATTGTGAAGGAGCGCCAGAGTAATGATGAACTGCAGGAAGCTCGCaaagaattaataaaa GGGTTAGAGGATATGCTTAATGGTCCTAGAAGTAATATTGGGCTCAAGAGAATGGGAGAGCTTGATCAGAATGTTTTTGTCGCTAAATGCAAGGAAAGATTTTCTCCTGAAGAATATGGGACCAAAGGTGTCGAGCTTTGCTCTTTGTGGCAGGAAAACGTGAAGAATTCTGCTTGGCATCCATTTAAAGTGGTCGTGGTTGATAATAACCCAGAG AATAGCATAGACGAGAATGATGACAAGTTACGAAGCCTCAAGCAGGAATGGGGAGATGAGATATATTCAGCTGTGGTAACAGCCTTAACAGAAATAAATGAATACAACGCAAGCGGTGGGTATACTGTTGTGGAGCTATGGAACTTCAAGGAAAAAAGAAAGGCTACGTTGAAAGAAGTTATCACTTATATTATGGATCGTATCAAGCCAAATAAGCGCAAGAGAGGATAG
- the LOC137819430 gene encoding aquaporin NIP6-1-like isoform X1 — protein sequence MDSEEVPSAPSTPATPGTPGLPLFGGLRFEKPNIVRKSSFLRSCKCFSVEEWTLEDGAMPRASCSLPAPPIPLAKKVGAEFIGTFILMFAAIGTAIVNQKTHGSETLVGCAAANGLAVMIIIFSTGHISGAHLNPAVTISFAALKHFPWKNVPVYIGTQILASVSAAFAVKAVFNPFMSGGVTVPSVGYGQAFATEFIVSFILMFVVTAVATDTRAVGELAGIAVGATVMLNILIAGPATGSSMNPVRTLGPAIAANNYKGIWVYLIAPIFGTLCGAGAYTMVKLPQEEATKPPIVESFGR from the exons ATGGATAGCGAGGAAGTCCCTTCAGCACCTTCAACACCTGCAACACCAGGGACTCCAGGGCTCCCTCTGTTTGGTGGCCTTAGGTTTGAGAAACCAAATATTGTTAGGAAATCATCCTTCCTCAGAAGCTGCAAATGCTTCAGTGTTGAAGAATGGACCTTGGAAGATGGAGCCATGCCTAGAGCCTCTTGCTCTTTACCAGCCCCTCCCATCCCTCTAGCAAAAAAG GTTGGAGCTGAGTTTATAGGCACGTTCATTCTGATGTTTGCTGCTATAGGCACTGCTATTGTGAACCAAAAGACTCATGGGTCAGAGACTCTAGTTGGATGTGCTGCAGCAAATGGACTCGCTGTCATGATCATCATTTTCTCCACTGGTCACATCTCTGGGGCTCATCTCAACCCCGCTGTCACCATTTCCTTCGCTGCATTAAAGCACTTTCCCTGGAAGAAT GTGCCGGTGTATATTGGTACACAAATTTTGGCATCAGTGAGTGCTGCATTTGCTGTGAAGGCGGTTTTTAATCCCTTCATGAGCGGTGGAGTGACGGTCCCTTCTGTGGGATATGGGCAAGCTTTCGCCACAGAGTTCATTGTCAGCTTTATTCTCATGTTCGTGGTCACTGCAGTTGCCACCGACACAAGAGCT GTGGGAGAGCTTGCAGGAATAGCAGTGGGAGCCACAGTTATGCTCAACATACTTATAGCCGG GCCAGCCACTGGAAGTTCAATGAACCCTGTAAGAACATTGGGTCCTGCCATTGCTGCAAACAACTACAAGGGCATATGGGTCTATCTCATTGCTCCCATATTTGGGACTCTGTGTGGGGCAGGGGCCTACACTATGGTCAAGTTGCCCCAAGAAGAGGCTACAAAACCTCCCATTGTTGAAAGCTTCGGAAGGTGA